In the Candidatus Saganbacteria bacterium genome, GTTCTGCTGGTATTGGGCATATTTTCCGTTTCTTTTGGCGTGGGTATCATCAGCCCGGAACCCGTCCCTGTAGGCGGAATGATAAGCCCGCCGGGTGCGGACATTGTCAGCCCGGAAAGCGGTCCGATAAGCGGGATAACAAGTTCTTTAGAAGCGGGTATCATCAGACTGGAAAGCGGATTTATCAGCGGGATGTACAGCGACGGCCTGCACATATTTCTAGGGATCCCTTATGCGGTGCCGCCTGTCGGAGACCTGCGCTGGAAAGAGCCACAGCCTGTAGAACCCTGGGAAGATGTAAGAGAGTGTATCTCCTTCGGGCCCTCCTGCCCGCAGCCGCAAAGTAAGAATGTCGGAAAAACAAGCGAGAACTGTCTTTATCTTAACGTCTGGACACCCGCGACAAGTGAGAGCGACAAACTGCCGGTAATGGTCTTTATCCACGGCGGCGGCTGGTCGATGGGTTCCGGCTCGATGCCAAAGTATAACGGGACCAATCTGGCGAAAAAAGGCGTCGTGTTCGTCAATTTTAATTACCGCCTAGGCCCGTTCGGCTTTTTTGTCCATCCCAAGCTGGCAGAGGAATCGCCTAATGGCGTTTCGGGTAATTACGGCCTGTTAGACCAGATCGCCGCGCTCAAGTGGGTCAAAAATAATATCGCGGCGTTCGGCGGCGATCCCGGCAACGTAACCATATTCGGGGAATCTGCAGGCTCGAAGGCGGTTTCGCTCCACATGATCAGTCCGCTCTCGGCAGGACTCTTCAGGCGGGGCATCTGCGAGAGCGGCGGGCCTTACGGCGAAGAATATATATTTCCCCAGGCTGACGGCAAGATGCATAAAGCGATCAGAGAGGCGGAAAAGCTTATGGTAAAGCTCAAATGCAATAAGGCAAGCGACCCGATCGCGGCCATGCGCGCCAGATCGGCCGACGAGATCATCAGGGCCTATCCGTTCGCTCTGACACCGTTCTCGCCCGGCTTGAAGTTCGCCCCGGTGGTAGACGGTTATGTCATCCCCGACGATCCCCAGACAATGTATTCTCAGGATAAGAACTGTGACCTCCCGCTGATGATCGGTTCAAACGCTGACGAGGGTACGGCTTTTTACCGGCCGATGAAGGTCTCCGATTATAAGAAGTGGATCGTGTTGCAGTTCGGAAGCCATCTCCGCGAGGTGCTGGCTATGTTCCCTGCAAAAAAAACCGCTGATGTCAGGCCTGCATTCGACCGCCTTGCAAGCGTAGCGATCTTTACGGAGCCGGCAAGGTTTGTCGCCCGGTCCCGGGAAGGAAGGAGTTCTAAGACCTACCTGTACTACTTCTCAAGGGTCTCTCCGACCGCTTTCGGCAAGAAAATGGGGGCAACTCACGGCGCGGAGCTTTTGTACGTTTTTGGGAACGTAAAGAAAGAATTAGGTCTTTATGACGCGGATATCTCTCTTTCTGAAAATATCATGGATTACTGGGTGAATTTTGCAAAGACAGGAAACCCTAACGGGCCGGGTCTGCCCGTGTGGCCGGCCTATGACAGCAAATCCGACGAGAATATCGAATTCGGGGACCAGATCTGGATAGATACACATCTTCTAAAAAAAGAATGCGATCTTATCCGTAAAATTCAGTAAGAATGGCCGGCAACATTACTCCTTAATCAAAGATCTCCCTGCTTAATTCTTTTATGCCGGTTTTTTTTACTGAAGAATACGGAATAACCTTGTGGCATAAAGAAATATCATAGACCTCCTGAAGTCGTTCTTTGAGTTTTGAAGGCCTTATTTTGTCTGTTTTATTCGCGACAATTACAATGTCCTTTTGATGTTCTTCTAAAGCCTGAAGCGTTTCAATGTCGCTGTCTGTCAGGCCCGCCTTTGCGTCTATGATGAGCACGACTCTTTTCTGTTCATAATGCGATTTAAACAGGTACCAGTTGATCAGGGCCTGAAGCTGATCCTTCTTTTCTCTCGAATCCCCGGAAAATCCGTATCCCGGCAGGTCAAGAAAATAAAAGCTTTCATTTATTAAAAATACATTTATCTGCTGGGTCCGCCCCGGAAAAGAGCTGGTCCTGGCCAGGGCCTTCCGGTCAGTCAAAGAATTGATGACGCTGGATTTGCCCACATTTGAGCGGCCGATGAAAGCGATCTGCGGGATGCCGTCATCTAAGGTCTTATCGGGTCCCACTATCCCCTTTATGAACTTTGCAGAGGTTATCTTCATAAATGTAAATGAAATGAAAATCTCAAGAGTTTTCTGCTAAAGACCCTGCCTCGCGGCCAAATTTCAGATTGAACCGGTAACGATCATATTATATAATCAATTATCATGATCTGACAAGGAGGACCTGGATGAAAAAACTGTCTTATTTTGTTTTGGCGCTTTATTTCTTTGCCGCTCTGCTCCTTTGTTCCCATGCCGCGATAAAAACGGCTTTTGTCTCTGAGTTCGAAGGCGGCAAGCTTTATAAAGCGGGAGCGATAAACGTTGTGGTGATGAAGGGTAATTTCAGGCAGATGGGCAGGCAGTACGGAGCCCTTTTGAAAAGTGAAATGAACGAGTTCTATGATCTGGCCGTGACAAAGACCCTGATAGGGGAGAAAAAAGCTCCATACAAAGAACTGCTGGAAATGTGCAAAGAAGCTTTAGACCGCAATCCCTATTACGTGAAAGAATGGGTCCGCGGTATGAGTGAGACATCGGGTCTGGGACTTGAAAAGCAGATTATCGTCAGCGAGGCTCTCGGCGCAATTATCATGGCGCCGGCCGGCTCCTGCTCCGGAATGATCGCCTGGAAAGATTATTCGCGCGGCGGCTCGACCGTTGCGGGAAGGAACTGGGATCTCGGGACTATGGCTATAATCCCTTACCAGAAATTCCTGACAGTGAATGAATTCAAATTCCGCACTTATGTCCATGATGCTTGACTCCAGCACAATAGATCAGGCCGATGCTTTTTTCGATGCCGTCAGACCGCAGGGAGGTCTAATAATCAACGTCGCGGATGCCAAAAAAGCTTACTGCTATGAATGGGCGACCTCGGATTACCGCAGGAGAGTGGACGATGAGAAGGGGCTTGTCGCGGATTCGAACGATTTTATCGCTGCTTCCTGGCCGGTAGCAAGGGATCTGCCGGACGGAAAGGCCGCGGGGTTCACCAAGGAAAGGCGTCTAAATCTTTTTGCAATGGGAAAAAAGAATAAGGGCAGCATCGATGCCAAAAAGATGATGGAGATATTTGATAAAACCATCCCTGAAGGCGGCCCGAGCTTCGATAAGGCCAGCGGGTTAAAAACATATTACACGATCGTCGCTATTCCCAAAGACCTGAAGATCTGGCTGAATGTCAGGGACTTTCAGGGATGGACGGAGATAGACCTGAAAAATTATTTTGAATAATGGCTAAATACGCTATTGCTGCTCTGACAATATTTATTTGCCTGGTGGCGGGATGTGCAAATAGAACACAGACTGGTCTTGATAATCCGGATCTCGACAATATGGTCAAAACGCAGTGGGCAAACTATGCCAGCAGCAAACCAACCTGGGAAGGAGAAGTGTCTATCTATATCACGACCCCCAAGGGCAATTATTTTTCCGCCAGCAACCTTGGAAGCGGCGCAGGCAGCAAAGTCCACTTCCGCGGGGCAAGCACTACAAAAACCTTTACAGCCGCTTCTATAATGCTGCTTCAACAGCAGGGAAAACTTAACATAGATGATAAAATAACAGATCTGATCCCGGGCTCCAGCGAGCCTTATGTGCCAAATACGGCAAACTATGCTATCCCTTACAAAGACAAGATCACGATAAGGATGATACTCAAACACCGCGCGGGAATATGGGACATCAGTAATTCCGACATACCGGCGACATCAGAAGTGCCGTACGCCGGCCAAAATTATGTAAGTTATATCGAGAGATCTGACTGCGTTCATACCTTTACTTTTGATGAACTGGTCGGAGTCGTGGCGATAAACAAACTGAGTTATTTTGTTCCGGACAGCGCATACCATTACAGCGATACCGGCTATTCCATATTAGGCAAGATCATTGAGAGGGTGTCAGGACAAAGCTACGATCAATTTATCCGGAAGAATTTTTTAGAAACAAATGGTCTGAATGAAACCTATTTTCCAAAGCTCGGCAACCAGACAACATTGCCGGAACCCTTTGCCAGGGGCTATTCCTATGGGGGAGGTATAGTTTTAGAAACGACCGAGGATAATATGTCTCCCCACGTCGCCGAGGGGAATGTTATCTCAACGGATGCGGACCTGGCCGTTTGGATCAGGCGTCTTATGAGGGGAGAAGCGGGACTGAAGGCTTCTACCGTCCAAATGATGACGGAAGGAACAAAAGGCAAAAAATACGGACTGGGAATATCTTATGTCCCGGGATTGGGATACGGACATGACGGAGGCCATGCCGGTTACGCGACTGTTGTCAAATATGATCCGGTCCAGGACGTTACAGTAGTGATGTCCGCTTCTGTTATAAACTTTGGTGATCTGGTCCCTTACTATGACTTCTTGCATGATCTCGGCCGCAAAGCGAAAAATATCCTCGGTTATTCAACTGCGGAGGCGAGCCCGCTTTAGCATGAAAAAGACCGCTAAGGTCATATATTTTTGTCACTAAGCAGACGACCTCCGTGCAGCAGATGCAGTGGATGAACGAGTTCTTTAAAAAATATAAACTGGAAGATTACTGGGAAGAGTGAGACGACATTAGAGTTTTTACGCTTTTCCCTTTCGTGATAGAATATTCTTGACAGGAGATCAATCTAATATGGAAACCTATCTTAACGCTTTTCTCAGTGCATCCGCACATTACGCGCCGAATATAATCGCGGCGATAGTCATTTATATCTTAGGCCGGTGGGTGGCTTCGATCGCGGCGAAGATGACAGAAAGAATACTGACCGTCCAGAAGATCAACCTGACCTTTGTCTCATTCGTAAAGAACACGGCCTATTACGGGATCATGACCTTTGTCGTGATCATCATCCTGAACAAGCTCGGGGTGGAGACGACTTCCTTTCTCGCGATCCTGGGCGCAGCCGGCCTGGCCGTTGCCCTGGCCCTTCAGGGATCGCTCTCGAACTTTGCCGCAGGTGTCATGATAATATTTTTTCAGCCTTTTAACATAGGGGACTATATAGAAGCGGCAGGGGCCTCTGGTGTCGGAGGGGTCCAGGGCAGGGTAGATGAGATACAGATATTCAATACCATCATGTCCAACGGGAATAAAAAAATGATCGTGCCCAACTCAAAGATAACTGCTGATATAATAACGATACACGCCGACAAAAAAGGCTGATTCCATTTTTAAAAAGGAGAAAAGATAGTGAAGAAATTATTTATTCTGATCTTTTCGGTTTGTCTTTTAATCCCGTCGACAGCGTCCGCCTGCACAGATTTTGTGGTCAAGGCAAAAGATAATACGGTCGTCAACGGCCGCTCCATGGAATTTCCGATCGACCTCAAATCCGAGATCCTGATCATTCCCAGAGGAATTCAACACACGTGCGCAGATAAAAAAGGGATCAGAGGTTCCAATTGGACGTCTAAATACGGTTTCTTGGGCATCAACGCATTCGGGCTTAAAGATTGTTTTGTTGAAGGGTTCAATGAGAAGGGGCTGGCTGTGGGAGGACTGATGTTCGGCGATGCAAAGTACCAGAAAGCGGCCCCGGGCAAATTTGTCCCGGTTGATTCTCTGGCCGCATGGATCCTGGGGAACTTTGCAACGGTAGATGATGTAAAGGCGGCGCTTCCTACAGTAACGGTCTGCGATACTGACGTTAAGAAACTTAAAAGTCTGGGAATGCACATCGCAGTTCATGATGCCACAGGGAAAAATCTTGTGATCGAATTCATCGGCGGGCAAATAAAAGTATATGACAACCCCCTTGGCGTTATGACCAACAGTCCTGACTTTCCCTGGCAGATGACCAATCTAAGGAACTATATCAATCTTGATTCCCTCAATAGAGCGCCAAAGACATTGAACAGCGTAAGGATCGAGCCGACAGGGGTTGGCAGCGGATTGCTTGGACTTCCGGGGGATTGGACCCCGCCTTCCCGCTTTGTCCGCATGGCTATCTGCAAGGATACCGCTCTCAAGCCCGGGAATGCAAAAGAAGCAGTAAATCTTGCGGAACATTTGTTGAATATGGTGGATATTCCCAAAGGAGCGATCAAAGAAAAACCAGAGTCTTTCATCACTATGTACGGTTACGCCCAATGGGTGCTGATAAAAGACTTAACAAACAAAGTGCTTTATTACAAGACCTATGATAATTCAGCATGGAAATCCGTTGACCTTAAAAAATTCGATCTAAAACCCGGGGCGGCAATAAGATCCATTGCTATAGACAGCAACATCCTGTCGGTTACAGATGTAAGCGGACAGCTGAAATAGCATTCATCAATAACTTCGTGTCTTAATGGCAGTGATGGCAGTGCTCTCCTTCTTCGGGAAGAGGGTTGTCCATTTCTTTGAGCATAGCGGGCCCTCCCGTTTTCAGGAACCTGAAAAGCATCACTAATGATAGAAGGATGAAGATGATGTTCAGGACCGTCGTATAATTGAAAGTTATCATCATGTGCATCGCTTCAAAGTTCCGTCTTGCCGGTATAAGGTTAAAATATCCGAATATCATCTCTACCAGAAATCCGGCAAGCGCCATGGCGGCGTATGAAGTGAAGAAAAGAAATACCATCATCCTGCTGCCGTAGTATTTCCTGTAAATGTTGAGTATTGGTATGATCAAGAGGTCCGCGAAAATAAAGGATATGACCCCGCCAAAACTGATGCCTCCCGCCCAGAGGATCGCGGCAAGAGGGACATTGCCGATCGAGCAGACGAATGAGAGCATGGAGACGAGCGGCCCGATAAGAGGGCCCCAGAGTTTTGCGAGAAGATCGTTATTTGAAAAGAAAAACGACTGCCAGAAATTATCGGGCACGCAGACTGCCAGGACACTGGCGATGCCAAGTCCGAGCAGGATATCTTTCCAGAGCGAGTACCAGTCCATGAAGAAATAATGTGTTGTTGCGGTATAGCCCTTTGATGAGAACATCCTCTGAAAAATGCTACCTTCCGAAAGCGACATATCCATAGCCGCATGGCCTTCCATGGAGCCGGGCAGTCTTTTATTTGCCTGAACAAAAGCCTCGTCGACCATCTGTTTTTTCAGGAATATCCTGAACAGCAAAGCAAGCGTTATTATCATCAGCGGCCCGCCGACGAACTCCGCAAGGGTGAACTGCCAGCCGAGGAGGACTGCCATGATGATGCCGAGCTCAAGCACGAGGTTCGTGGATGCGAATTCAAAAGCGATCGTAGCCGTGAAGTTCGCGCCCTTGCGGAACATGGACCTGGCGATTGCGGTTGCCGCATAAGAACAGGAGGAAGATGCCGCGCCCAAGCCGGCCGCAATGGTAAGGGTCTTAGGCGAATTGTCCGGAAGAAGCTTTGCCATTTCTTTTTTGGACACGATTGCCTGTATCAACGCGGAGATACCGAACCCGAGTATCAGCGCCCACAGGATCTCCCAGAACATCGCGAACAGATAAAAAATAAACTGGAGGACTTTATCTATTGCCATCATATAGATAATAATATAATACTGATGACCGGTCAATCGTATCATGTTAGAATATGTTTAACTTAAGATCATGAAAAGAAACCTGTTTATATCATTATTGCTTTTATGCCTGATCTGTCCTTCCGCTATCGCTGAGGGTAAAAGTCTTTCTTTCGGGATCGGTATCCCGCATTTCGTAAGCGGCTATTATCTTATGAAAGCCGGCAGGGGCCTTGAGCTGGGATACGGCGCAGGAGGTCTTTATATCCCGCCGATGAAACAGGCCTGCGGCGCGGATGTCATGATAAACGGGCTGAACATAGAAGCGATGCTGAGGAAATATATCATCAGTGATCTCTTTGCCGGTGCCAGGGTGGGATATCAGATATTTACGGCGCATTCTATACAGGAGGTCAATCCGCCTTTCTATGATTCGACCATCGGCCTGCGGGGCTTCTATCTGACGCCGTCGATCGGATACAATTTCAGGCTGAAAGGCTTCTCGATCATACCCGAGGTCGGGGTCCAGATACCTCTGGCATTTGAAAAATATGAAACAAAGGTAGGGCCCGGAGACCTGGAACCTTCGGTGAAGCAGGTTGTTAATGACAACATCAACAGAATGAATGCGGCCATGCCTTTTATCCAGATAAATTTCGGTTTTGCTTTTTAAGGCGATAAAGTCTTAAAATTAATCCAAGCAAATACCCTGTTGATTTCTAAGACAGCCCGTGTTATCATATAGAAGTCGGGATTAATGATTGAGAATTAAAAAGGTCTCTGCTTCTTTTTGTGAGTGTCACCACGCAAACTGGTCCACTAAATCATTATTCAGCAGAAAAATCTAACAAAGGAGTTTTTATACATGAAAAGCATATTCGTAGGTAACCTTCCCTGGTCAGCCACGGACGCGGAAATGACGGAAAAATTTTCCCAGTTCGGCAACGTGATATCGGCCAGAATAGTGAACGATAAGTTCACCGGAAAGTCGCGCGGATTTGGTTTTGTTGATATGGAAGACGCGGATGCCGCAAAAGCTATAGCCGGGATGACCGGTTACAAGTGGGGCGACCGTGAACTGACAGTCAATGAAGGCAGACCCAAGACCGACCGCCCGAGAGACGGCGGCGGCGGCGAAAGACGTTCATTCAACAGATATTAATTTTAGTATCTTAGATTGATCCAGACCCCTGCTTCGGCAGGGGTCTTTTTTTATCAGATGCAGCGAAAACCTCTTGACAAGAATTAATATAGTGGTATATTAATAATCACAAAGGAAATATATATGAAAACAAAAAAAGGTCTATATGTATTTTTTGCTTTCCTCCTGATCGCTCAACTCGGCATTTTTATTTACGGCTGCGGACAGACAAAACAATCATCGGGACCCACAGGCTCAATGTCCAGCACAAGCGCACTTTCTGTTGTGGTCAAAGACGCAGCTACCGGTTCGATAGTGCCGATGAGCTCAGTCTTTGTCAGCAAATCAAGTGTCACTCCGAGCTCGCGATTGCATACATCCTCGTCCAGTGACTGGGTAGAGGTCAAGGCCACCGACATGGGCATTGCGGACGTGTCTGACCTGAAAACCGACGCTTCAACGATGCTCAAAGTGGTAAAGGACGGCTATAAAGAATACGACAAGGTGGTGGATGCTGGGAAATCCATTACAGGCTATACAATTGAAATAGTAAAGACAACAGAGGCCACGGCAACACCTAAAGACACGGCATTCGATCCGACTTCGTCCGGGGGTTCTTCTACTTTGTATGCCTGCTCCAGCGTTTCCACATGCATGAGCTGCGGATGTAATCCTGATTCGTCCATCGCTTGCGGAGGCGCGTGCGGCTGCACTGACAGTTCAACAAGCTGTAAAGGCGGAAAATGCAAAACAAGCGCTGCCGGAGGGGCAGGGACTTCAAGCTTCGGAAAATGTACGGATGCAGGATGTCCCACGGGATGTAAAAATTGCGGGGCTTGCGCCTGCACTTCCGCAGGAGGCTGCGGAGGATCTTCAAATTGCCCTATTAAAACATATACCGGAGGCGGAGGCAGCAGTGAATCCAGCGGAGCCTGTGCCGACAGTTTCTGCCCGACAGGATGCAAGGGCTGCGGTTCTTGCGTATGCACTTCAGCCGGCGGTTGCGGAGGATCTTCCTTCTGTACAGGCGGCTCAAAAGCGCCTGATTTCAGCAGCGGAGGCGGTGGCTGCACTGATGCCGGATGCCCTCCTGGATGCCGCGCTTGCGGATCCTGTGTTTGCACGACCGCTGGTAACTGCGGCGGATCAAGCAATTGCACATCAGGCGGCGGTAGTGGCGGTGGTGGCGGTGGTGGTGGCGGAATAGGTTGTTATGGTTCAGGATGCCCTGCTTCGTGCGCTACTTCACCATGCGGAGCTTGCAGTTGCACAACAAGTATCGGCGCTCCATGTTCCTCAAAAGGCGGAAGTTCTTATTGCACGGGAAGATAATTCAACTTAATAACTTTAAAAAGGCGGATTTGATTTTTCCGCCTTTTTTATTTAAGATAATATAAGAAGGAGAAATAATATGAATAAAAACAGGATATTTTCTTTGATCTATATATTAATAGGCCTTTTAGTCATCATTGTACCGTCATATATACTTCCCGTCTGCAACAATCCTATGATGTGCTGCAGAGCGCATA is a window encoding:
- a CDS encoding mechanosensitive ion channel, which translates into the protein METYLNAFLSASAHYAPNIIAAIVIYILGRWVASIAAKMTERILTVQKINLTFVSFVKNTAYYGIMTFVVIIILNKLGVETTSFLAILGAAGLAVALALQGSLSNFAAGVMIIFFQPFNIGDYIEAAGASGVGGVQGRVDEIQIFNTIMSNGNKKMIVPNSKITADIITIHADKKG
- the yihA gene encoding ribosome biogenesis GTP-binding protein YihA/YsxC: MKITSAKFIKGIVGPDKTLDDGIPQIAFIGRSNVGKSSVINSLTDRKALARTSSFPGRTQQINVFLINESFYFLDLPGYGFSGDSREKKDQLQALINWYLFKSHYEQKRVVLIIDAKAGLTDSDIETLQALEEHQKDIVIVANKTDKIRPSKLKERLQEVYDISLCHKVIPYSSVKKTGIKELSREIFD
- a CDS encoding choloylglycine hydrolase family protein, with amino-acid sequence MKKLFILIFSVCLLIPSTASACTDFVVKAKDNTVVNGRSMEFPIDLKSEILIIPRGIQHTCADKKGIRGSNWTSKYGFLGINAFGLKDCFVEGFNEKGLAVGGLMFGDAKYQKAAPGKFVPVDSLAAWILGNFATVDDVKAALPTVTVCDTDVKKLKSLGMHIAVHDATGKNLVIEFIGGQIKVYDNPLGVMTNSPDFPWQMTNLRNYINLDSLNRAPKTLNSVRIEPTGVGSGLLGLPGDWTPPSRFVRMAICKDTALKPGNAKEAVNLAEHLLNMVDIPKGAIKEKPESFITMYGYAQWVLIKDLTNKVLYYKTYDNSAWKSVDLKKFDLKPGAAIRSIAIDSNILSVTDVSGQLK
- a CDS encoding RNA-binding protein codes for the protein MKSIFVGNLPWSATDAEMTEKFSQFGNVISARIVNDKFTGKSRGFGFVDMEDADAAKAIAGMTGYKWGDRELTVNEGRPKTDRPRDGGGGERRSFNRY
- a CDS encoding DUF4418 family protein → MNKNRIFSLIYILIGLLVIIVPSYILPVCNNPMMCCRAHTLPVLVLLGVILIILSGMEFFLDK
- a CDS encoding serine hydrolase, which produces MAKYAIAALTIFICLVAGCANRTQTGLDNPDLDNMVKTQWANYASSKPTWEGEVSIYITTPKGNYFSASNLGSGAGSKVHFRGASTTKTFTAASIMLLQQQGKLNIDDKITDLIPGSSEPYVPNTANYAIPYKDKITIRMILKHRAGIWDISNSDIPATSEVPYAGQNYVSYIERSDCVHTFTFDELVGVVAINKLSYFVPDSAYHYSDTGYSILGKIIERVSGQSYDQFIRKNFLETNGLNETYFPKLGNQTTLPEPFARGYSYGGGIVLETTEDNMSPHVAEGNVISTDADLAVWIRRLMRGEAGLKASTVQMMTEGTKGKKYGLGISYVPGLGYGHDGGHAGYATVVKYDPVQDVTVVMSASVINFGDLVPYYDFLHDLGRKAKNILGYSTAEASPL
- a CDS encoding carboxylesterase family protein, with translation MRKAVLAVLLVLGIFSVSFGVGIISPEPVPVGGMISPPGADIVSPESGPISGITSSLEAGIIRLESGFISGMYSDGLHIFLGIPYAVPPVGDLRWKEPQPVEPWEDVRECISFGPSCPQPQSKNVGKTSENCLYLNVWTPATSESDKLPVMVFIHGGGWSMGSGSMPKYNGTNLAKKGVVFVNFNYRLGPFGFFVHPKLAEESPNGVSGNYGLLDQIAALKWVKNNIAAFGGDPGNVTIFGESAGSKAVSLHMISPLSAGLFRRGICESGGPYGEEYIFPQADGKMHKAIREAEKLMVKLKCNKASDPIAAMRARSADEIIRAYPFALTPFSPGLKFAPVVDGYVIPDDPQTMYSQDKNCDLPLMIGSNADEGTAFYRPMKVSDYKKWIVLQFGSHLREVLAMFPAKKTADVRPAFDRLASVAIFTEPARFVARSREGRSSKTYLYYFSRVSPTAFGKKMGATHGAELLYVFGNVKKELGLYDADISLSENIMDYWVNFAKTGNPNGPGLPVWPAYDSKSDENIEFGDQIWIDTHLLKKECDLIRKIQ
- a CDS encoding permease — translated: MMAIDKVLQFIFYLFAMFWEILWALILGFGISALIQAIVSKKEMAKLLPDNSPKTLTIAAGLGAASSSCSYAATAIARSMFRKGANFTATIAFEFASTNLVLELGIIMAVLLGWQFTLAEFVGGPLMIITLALLFRIFLKKQMVDEAFVQANKRLPGSMEGHAAMDMSLSEGSIFQRMFSSKGYTATTHYFFMDWYSLWKDILLGLGIASVLAVCVPDNFWQSFFFSNNDLLAKLWGPLIGPLVSMLSFVCSIGNVPLAAILWAGGISFGGVISFIFADLLIIPILNIYRKYYGSRMMVFLFFTSYAAMALAGFLVEMIFGYFNLIPARRNFEAMHMMITFNYTTVLNIIFILLSLVMLFRFLKTGGPAMLKEMDNPLPEEGEHCHHCH